The following is a genomic window from Spirosoma agri.
AGCCTGCTCATTCCAGTCACCATGTCGTTGCATGGCATACCTGTGGATCTGATCTTTAGAGAGTTTGGTTAGCTCCTGCGCAAGATTACCGCAGTTACAGCCTCCCATATGGCCCCACTGGTAATGTGCACCGTTTTTAAGATTAGCTGCCGTTCTTCGCAGCGCATCAATTAATTCAGGAGTTGGACGTGCCATTACTACGCTTAGTTGATTAATGAATAAGTAAGTTACTCTATTTTAACGGAGAACAGACTGTTTCTGGCTTTTGTTCGCCTTTGCCTATTGAAAAAGCCCACCGATTGGCAGGCTTTACTTTATCGAACTAATTCCATTAAATCCTTATCATTCACTTCTTTTCGAATATCGGCCATATCCAGAAAGCGTGTATAAATGCCATCCAGCGTTGGTTTGTCATACCGGTAACCTAGCAACTCAAGTCGGTGTTTCAATGCGTGGCGGCCACTGCGAGCTGTGAGGACAATAGATGATTTGGGTACGCCAACGTCATGAGGATTCATAATCTCATAATTCTCCGAGTGCTTTAGAAAACCGTCCTGATGAATACCCGATGAGTGGGCAAAAGCATTGCGGCCAACGATGGCTTTATTAGCTTGTACTGGCATCCGCATCATTTGCGACACGAGATTGCTGACGGGAAACAACCGTGTGGAGTCAATGTTCGTATGTAAACCCAACTCTTTTTTGATCTTCAACGCCATGACCACCTCTTCAAGTGATGTATTTCCGGCTCGTTCGCCAATACCATTCATAGTGACTTCAACCTGCCGCGCTCCGTTCATAACGCCGGCCAAGGTGTTAGCTGTGGCCAAGCCCAGATCATTGTGGCAGTGAATCGATATGACAGCCTTATGTACATTTGTTACATGCTCGTAGATGTAAGCAATCTTTTTACCATACTCATCCGGTAAGCAATAGCCCGTTGTATCCGGAATATTGACAACGGTGGCACCCGCATTGATCACCGCTTCGGTGAGTTGGGCGAGGAAGGCCAGATCAGCCCGCCCTGCATCTTCAGCATAAAATTCAACGTCTTCGACGTAGGTTTTTGCATGCTTTACCGCTGCGATAGCCTGTTCCAGAATCTTCTCACGCGTGCTGCCAAATTTATTCCGGATGTGAATATCTGATGAGCCAATCCCTGTATGAATCCGGCCGCGTTTCGCCCACTTTAATGCTTCGCCAGCCGCATCGATATCGCCTTTAACGGCGCGGCTAAGGGCACAGATTGTGGGTTCAGTAACTGATTTCGAAATTTCGACCACCGATTTGAAGTCACCGGGGCTGGATATCGGAAAACCCGCTTCAATGACATCAACGCCCATACGCTCTAGCTCTTTAGCTACCACAATTTTCTCGTCGGTAGTCAACTGGCAGCCCGGCACCTGTTCGCCGTCGCGCAGAGTAGTATCGAAAATATAAACTCGTTGGCTCATACCCGGTATTGATTGTACAGTTAGTGATTCATTGGTTGAAAAAAAGCAAGCCCTTCCTGATTGAGAAAGGGCTTGCTTTGCATGGAATATCCTTCTCCGTTTATAGAACGTTTAATTTTTGCAGTCGATCGATCAAACAAAAGAAGGGCATAGTTTCCTGCGAAATTTCGCTGATTGCGTAAATACGCTACAAAAGTAGCTCTTTTTGTAAAACCTGCAAGCAAGATATCGAAATTTTAATAAGGCTGGCTATCTAAAAATCAGCCTTTTAATTGCCTTAGTATTTCGTCACCCATTTGTTGTGTACCTAGGACATTTTCAGACGGAGTGCTCTTGTCTGCAATGTCGCGAGTACGGAAACCTGCCTTCAGTACTGCATCAACCGCACTCACTACTTCTTCAGCTTCCGTTTTCAGGCCAAATGAGATGTCGAGCATAAGCGCTACCGACAAAACGGATGCTAGTGGATTAGCGATACCTTTTCCTGTAATATCGTGAGCCGAGCCATGAATTGGTTCATACAATCCCGTTGTGTCGCCAACAGAAGCAGAAGCCAGCATACCCATCGAACCCGCGATCTGACTGGCTTCGTCGGTTAAGATATCCCCGAACAGATTTCCTGTCAGAACAACGTCAAAGCGTTTGGGATCCTTGATTAGAAGCATGGCAGCTGCATCGATGAACTGATGTTCCACTTCAACTTCGGGGTAACGGGGGGCAATTTCCTGAACGACTTCCCGCCATAGCCGCGACGATTCAAGTACGTTCGCTTTGTCAACGGAGCATAACTTTTTACGCCGGGTCATCGCTGCGTCGAATGCTTTGACAGCGATACGTTCTATCTCGTACCGGCTGTAAATCATAGTATCGTAGGCCGTATTCCGATCGTCACTCCGCCCTTTCTCACCAAAGTAAACGTCGCCGGTGAGTTCACGGAAAAACAAAATATCCGCTCCCTGTAAAATTTCGGCTTTGATACTCGATGCACTTAGAAGTTCATCAAATAACTTGATTGGTCGTAAGTTTGCATAGAGACCCAAAGCCTTGCGAATGCCTAAAAGCCCCTGTTCAGGTCGTACTTTGGCCGAAGGGTCGTTATCGTATTTAGGATGGCCTACCGCTCCGAAAAGAATGGCATCCGATGCCTTCGATTTGGTAACGGTTTCGTCGGGTAATGGATTTCCGGTTGCTTCGATGGCCGCGTGGCCGATCAGAGCCGTATCGAACGTGAACTCGTGATTATATTTATCCGCAATCAGTTCAAGAACCTGTTTGCCAACAGCGGTAACCTCCTGGCCAATGCCGTCTCCGGCAATAACGATAATGTGTTTCTTCATTGTTAACTAAAGGAACGAGCGATCTATAACTAATCGCTGCCTCACTAATTTGAATGGGCTAGGTCAAACTGTTTAATCTCGTTCTGAAGGCTCAGCAGATAATCAATGTCATCGTAACCATTCAGAAGGCATGTTTTCTTATAGGTGTTGATCTCAAACGATTCGTGTTCGCCCGTTTCAAGGGATATCGTCTGGGAAGGCAGATCGATCGTGATCAGCAGATCGGGATTACTATCCAGCGCCGTAAACAACGTGTTGAGAAATTCATCAGATACCTGAACGGGTAGCACGAAGGTATTTAACGCATTATTCCGGAAGATATCGGCGAAGAAGCTCGATACAACGGCTTTAAACCCAAAATCGTGAATGGCCCACGCTGCGTGTTCGCGGCTGCTACCCATACCAAAATTCCGACCGGCTACCAGAATCTGCGCACTGTGTTCACCTTCGTAATGACGCGGATCATTCAAAACGAAGTCCGATTTTTTGGTGCCATCTGGGTTGTAAGCCCAGTCGCGAAAGAGATTCTCACCGAAACCTTCGCGGGTAGTTGCTTTTAGAAAACGCGCCGGAATAATTTGATCTGTATCAATATTTTCGATCTGTAGCGGAACGGCTTTCGTCGTGAGGGTATGAAACGTTTCTTTGCTCATTATCTTATCTAGTTACACCAGTTCCCGAACGTCTGTTACGCGCCCCATTACAGCTGCTGCGGCAGCCATGATCGGACTGGCCAGAAAGGTGCGGGCTCCCGGTCCCTGGCGACCTTCGAAGTTGCGGTTCGATGTGCTGATGCAGTATTTACCGGCAGGAATTTTATCTTCATTCATACCCAGGCAGGCCGAGCAACCCGGCTCCCGGAGTTCAAACCCAGCGGCTTCGAACACCGCGACCAATCCCTCGGCCTTCGCCTGATTAGAGACCTGAACCGAGCCCGGAACAATCCAAACCTCAACCCCATCGGCCTTCTGTTTGCCTTTGACAAAGTCGGCGACAGCGCGCAGGTCTTCGATACGGGCATTGGTACACGAGCCGATGAATACGTAATCGACGTGCTTGTTGAGTAGCTCCATACCGGGTTCTAACCCCATATAGGCCAATGATTTTGTATACGATACCAGTTCCTGCGCCGGAATTTCGCTCAGGTTCGGAATGTGTTCGCCAATGCCAATGCCCATACCCGGATTTGTACCGTAGGTAATCATTGGCTGAATGTCTTCGGCTTGATACACCAGTTCACGGTCGAAAACAGCACCGTCGTCGGTTTTAAGGGCACGCCATTGGGAAACGGCCTGCTCAAATGCATCGCCCTGCGGAGCGAACTTACGACCACGGATATAGTCAAACGTTACGTCGTCGGGCGCGATCAGGCCACCGCGGGCACCCATCTCGATGCTCATGTTGCAGATCGTCATTCGGGCTTCCATCGATAAGCCACGGATCGTATCACCCGCGTATTCGACGAAATAGCCGGTAGCGCCACTAGCTGAGATTTTCGAGATGATGTATAGAATAATGTCTTTCGAAGTCACTCCTTTTGTCAACTGACCGTTGATGCTGATCCGCATCCGTTTGGGCCTGTTTTGCAGGATACACTGTGTGGCCAGTACCTGTTCCACCTCGCTCGTTCCGATACCGAAAGCAACATTACCAAAGGCTCCGTGCGTGCTTGTATGACTGTCACCACAAACGATGGTCATACCGGGCAAGGTCAGGCCCAGCTCCGGGCCGATAATGTGAACGATACCCTGAAAGGGATGACCCAGATCATAAAGTTCTACACCGAATTCGTCGCAGTTTTTACGTAGCGTCTCGACCTGATGCCGGGAGAGTGCTTCCCGAATGGGCAGATGCTGATCTTTGGTCGGTACGTTATGATCGGCGGTGGCCGTAGTACGGGACGTGTTAAAGACGCCAATACCGCGTTTACGGAGTCCGTCGAAAGCCTGTGGACTGGTTACTTCGTGGATAAAATGGCGATCAATAAACACAGCATCCGGATGACCCTCGGCGCTTTTTACAACGTGGGCATCCCAGATTTTATCAAAAAGAGTGTTTGGCTGGTTCATAACTATCAAATCAAAAACTCAAACAAATCGGGCTTGTCGTTGAGGTACTCAAATTGAATTTTGGCTTCGTGCATTCGGGCTAGCAACGGTTCGAAATCTGCTCTGGACTTCAGTTCCAGGCCAACGAGTGCAGGACCCCGTTCGCGGTTCGTCTTTTTCGAATACTCGAACAGCGTAATGTCATCATTGGGGCCGAGAACGCCGGAGAGGAACTCCCGCATGGCACCCGCCCGCTGTGGAAACCGGATAATGAAGTAGTGTTTTAGCCCTTCGTAGAGCAGAGATCGCTCTTTGATTTCTTCGGTACGGGTAATGTCATTATTGCCACCGCTGACCAGACAAACCACGTTCTTCCCTTTTATTTCATCTTTCAGCAGATCCAGCGCGGCAATGGTAAGGGCTCCCGCGGGTTCGGCGACAATGGCATCTTCGTCGTAGAGTTTGAGGATTGTCGTGCAGACTTTTCCCTCCGGAACCAGGACAACGCGATCAAGGTATTTCTGGCAAACTTCGAAGGTCGTTTCACCAACGCGTTTAACGGCCGCTCCATCGACAAATTTATCGATCTCATCGAGTGTAACAACACGCCCTTCGTCAATGGATACTTTCATGGATGGCGATCCGAGCGGCTCCACACCGATAAGTTTCGTCTTCGGGCTCAGCTGCTTGAAAACCGTCGAAACACCCGAGGCCAAGCCACCCCCGCCAATCGCCATCAGCAGGTAATCGATCTTGAAATTCGAGTCTTTAAAAATCTCCAGCCCAACGGTGCCCTGCCCTTCAATGACCTGCAAGTCATCGAATGGGTGAACTAACGTGCAATCGTGGGTATTCACGTACTCAATGGCAGCCGAATAGGCATCGTCGAAGGTGTCGCCTATCAACACGACTTCTACAAATTCCTTACCAAACAGTTTGACTTGTTTTACTTTCTGATTTGGTGTGGTCGTTGGCATGAAAATCGTGCCCTGAACGCCCATTTTACGGCAGGCATACGCCACGCCCTGGGCATGGTTCCCGGCACTGGCACAGACAACCCCTTTCGTCAGCGCTTCGGCAGGAAGGCTGGCCATTTTATTGTAGGCACCCCGTAGCTTATACGACCGGACAACCTGCAAATCTTCGCGTTTCAGGAAAATAGTAGCGCCGTAGCGATCGGACAGATTAAGATTCTCCTGAAGTGGCGTGTGCGTGGCTACATTCCGAAGCCGTTCAGCCGCCAGATAGATATTATCGAGGTCGGGAAATGTTAGTTTCTTGTCTGCTTCGACTACCATGCTCATCTTGTAAAATTAGGCAAACTATAGGACAGGAACACGGATCATCGAACGATGGATCCGTGTTCCTCCGTGATTAACTACGCTCCGGGCGTAATGACCGTACGGCTTTGCCCGCCTGCCACATTTCTGAATCACGCAGTTCAGCTAGTTCCACTTCGAGTTTTTCCCGGTAGTCTGGTTGCGAGTTACGCGTGATGCTGATTTCCGCCTGTTCCTGCGACTTAACCGAGTTGTACAACTGTTCGAATACGGGTTTGGTAGCATCATGGAAAGGTTTCCACCAATCGAGCGCACCACGCTGAGCGGTGGTTGAGCAGTTGGCGTACATCCAGTCCATACCGTTTTCAGCAACCAGTGGCATCAGCGACTGCGTCAGCTCTTCAACCGTTTCGTTAAACGCTTCGGACGGGCTGTGACCGTTAGCGCGCAGCACTTCATACTGAGCGGCAAAAATACCCTGAATAGCTCCCATCAACGTACCGCGTTCGCCGGTCAGATCGGAGGTTACTTCCTTGTAGAAATCGGTTTCGAACAGATAGCCGGAGCCAACACCAATGCCCATCGCGATCGCTTTGGTACGTGCCTGACCCGTTGCATCCTGATAAATGGCAAAGCTGGAGTTCAGCCCTTTACCTTCTACGAATAAGCGACGGAGCGACGTACCTGATCCTTTCGGAGCAACCAGGAACACGTCAACATCAGCGGGAGGAACAATACCTGTTTTCTCTTTATAGGTAACGCCAAAGCCGTGTGAGAAGTACAGTGACTTGCCAGGCTTCAGGGCTGCTTTCACAGTTGGCCAAAGTTCAATTTGAGCTGCATCGGAAAGCAGGAAGCAAATGATCGTACCTTTTTCGAGCGCTTCTTCGATCTCGA
Proteins encoded in this region:
- the ilvA gene encoding threonine ammonia-lyase — its product is MVVEADKKLTFPDLDNIYLAAERLRNVATHTPLQENLNLSDRYGATIFLKREDLQVVRSYKLRGAYNKMASLPAEALTKGVVCASAGNHAQGVAYACRKMGVQGTIFMPTTTPNQKVKQVKLFGKEFVEVVLIGDTFDDAYSAAIEYVNTHDCTLVHPFDDLQVIEGQGTVGLEIFKDSNFKIDYLLMAIGGGGLASGVSTVFKQLSPKTKLIGVEPLGSPSMKVSIDEGRVVTLDEIDKFVDGAAVKRVGETTFEVCQKYLDRVVLVPEGKVCTTILKLYDEDAIVAEPAGALTIAALDLLKDEIKGKNVVCLVSGGNNDITRTEEIKERSLLYEGLKHYFIIRFPQRAGAMREFLSGVLGPNDDITLFEYSKKTNRERGPALVGLELKSRADFEPLLARMHEAKIQFEYLNDKPDLFEFLI
- the ilvC gene encoding ketol-acid reductoisomerase; this translates as MATINFGGVEEQVVTREEFPLEKAREVLANETIAVIGYGVQGPGQSLNMRDNGFNVIVGQRKGKTYDKAVADGWVPGETLFEIEEALEKGTIICFLLSDAAQIELWPTVKAALKPGKSLYFSHGFGVTYKEKTGIVPPADVDVFLVAPKGSGTSLRRLFVEGKGLNSSFAIYQDATGQARTKAIAMGIGVGSGYLFETDFYKEVTSDLTGERGTLMGAIQGIFAAQYEVLRANGHSPSEAFNETVEELTQSLMPLVAENGMDWMYANCSTTAQRGALDWWKPFHDATKPVFEQLYNSVKSQEQAEISITRNSQPDYREKLEVELAELRDSEMWQAGKAVRSLRPERS
- the leuC gene encoding 3-isopropylmalate dehydratase large subunit, producing MNQPNTLFDKIWDAHVVKSAEGHPDAVFIDRHFIHEVTSPQAFDGLRKRGIGVFNTSRTTATADHNVPTKDQHLPIREALSRHQVETLRKNCDEFGVELYDLGHPFQGIVHIIGPELGLTLPGMTIVCGDSHTSTHGAFGNVAFGIGTSEVEQVLATQCILQNRPKRMRISINGQLTKGVTSKDIILYIISKISASGATGYFVEYAGDTIRGLSMEARMTICNMSIEMGARGGLIAPDDVTFDYIRGRKFAPQGDAFEQAVSQWRALKTDDGAVFDRELVYQAEDIQPMITYGTNPGMGIGIGEHIPNLSEIPAQELVSYTKSLAYMGLEPGMELLNKHVDYVFIGSCTNARIEDLRAVADFVKGKQKADGVEVWIVPGSVQVSNQAKAEGLVAVFEAAGFELREPGCSACLGMNEDKIPAGKYCISTSNRNFEGRQGPGARTFLASPIMAAAAAVMGRVTDVRELV
- the leuB gene encoding 3-isopropylmalate dehydrogenase yields the protein MKKHIIVIAGDGIGQEVTAVGKQVLELIADKYNHEFTFDTALIGHAAIEATGNPLPDETVTKSKASDAILFGAVGHPKYDNDPSAKVRPEQGLLGIRKALGLYANLRPIKLFDELLSASSIKAEILQGADILFFRELTGDVYFGEKGRSDDRNTAYDTMIYSRYEIERIAVKAFDAAMTRRKKLCSVDKANVLESSRLWREVVQEIAPRYPEVEVEHQFIDAAAMLLIKDPKRFDVVLTGNLFGDILTDEASQIAGSMGMLASASVGDTTGLYEPIHGSAHDITGKGIANPLASVLSVALMLDISFGLKTEAEEVVSAVDAVLKAGFRTRDIADKSTPSENVLGTQQMGDEILRQLKG
- a CDS encoding 2-isopropylmalate synthase; protein product: MSQRVYIFDTTLRDGEQVPGCQLTTDEKIVVAKELERMGVDVIEAGFPISSPGDFKSVVEISKSVTEPTICALSRAVKGDIDAAGEALKWAKRGRIHTGIGSSDIHIRNKFGSTREKILEQAIAAVKHAKTYVEDVEFYAEDAGRADLAFLAQLTEAVINAGATVVNIPDTTGYCLPDEYGKKIAYIYEHVTNVHKAVISIHCHNDLGLATANTLAGVMNGARQVEVTMNGIGERAGNTSLEEVVMALKIKKELGLHTNIDSTRLFPVSNLVSQMMRMPVQANKAIVGRNAFAHSSGIHQDGFLKHSENYEIMNPHDVGVPKSSIVLTARSGRHALKHRLELLGYRYDKPTLDGIYTRFLDMADIRKEVNDKDLMELVR
- the leuD gene encoding 3-isopropylmalate dehydratase small subunit codes for the protein MSKETFHTLTTKAVPLQIENIDTDQIIPARFLKATTREGFGENLFRDWAYNPDGTKKSDFVLNDPRHYEGEHSAQILVAGRNFGMGSSREHAAWAIHDFGFKAVVSSFFADIFRNNALNTFVLPVQVSDEFLNTLFTALDSNPDLLITIDLPSQTISLETGEHESFEINTYKKTCLLNGYDDIDYLLSLQNEIKQFDLAHSN